A genomic region of Dioscorea cayenensis subsp. rotundata cultivar TDr96_F1 unplaced genomic scaffold, TDr96_F1_v2_PseudoChromosome.rev07_lg8_w22 25.fasta BLBR01001379.1, whole genome shotgun sequence contains the following coding sequences:
- the LOC120256287 gene encoding uncharacterized protein LOC120256287: MTPRAIENNMAIIYERLASFGATVQQHTDTFETVQKHLTSQQTVMADILVKLAKLDKPTPTPPLLPLPPSAAMVTIPPMTDTSTRPPLTGTITTVRLPKLEIPLFSGDDVLNWLLQIELFFSYHQVPVDQKLIIAVFYMTGPALQWYHWLQNTAQLSTWEAFSRQAELWFGPSTFINHEAQLYKLKQKSTITSYLTEFESLSTRVTGLSQSNLLNCFLSGLRDDIQCELYLLKPQDLHDAMGMARLVEDKYEENVLPIENDHVSAAPEENQPLEHIEAMGEKTPCISYHALTGHIVPSTMKLAGTINGRPVVVLIDGGSTNNFIQTKLAEHLNLPVQPLPHLRVTVGNGDSLNCAGTCLQVPLRLDDATFNVDLMLLPIYGADLVLGVQWMASLGPIIFDYNNLWMEFTMGDTRIQFQGVRQPAFNYITTSGLMKQNPLGDPIQYFHLVMETHPLQPTPNISPDVPLPIATALQGLLHQFATVFSTPTGLPPPRETDHRIPLLPNARLVNVCPYRYPHFQKAEIEKLVGEMLADGVIRPSMSPYSSPVLLIKKKDGSWRFCVNYRVLNAITVRDRFPIPTMDELFDELAGATIFSKLDLRAGYHQIRIHPPDIDKTAFRTHDGHFEFIVMPFGLSNAPSTFQALMNAIFRELLYLGHRISGQGISVDKDKIAVIREWPVPSSIKALRVFLGLAGYYRRFVPHYSTLTAPLTSLLRKYAFVWTSEATSAFQQARDDPLLQQAPLPDVFVGQSTPQALVQWENQSASDATWEDLRSLRQEFPHLHLEDKVVLVGQANDAQTPDKSAPTSSLVTANSCGTVAPMERDQRSRQRPHKFHDFIMD, from the exons ATGACGCCTCGCGCCATCGAGAACAACATGGCGATCATTTACGAACGACTAGCATCCTTCGGCGCCACCGTGCAGCAACATACGGATACCTTTGAGACAGTGCAAAAACACCTCACATCACAGCAAACAGTCATGGCCGACATCCTTGTCAAGCTGGCCAAACTAGACAAACCAACACCGACACCACCACTGCTTCCACTACCCCCATCGGCTGCGATGGTGACTATTCCACCGATGACTGACACATCTACAAGGCCTCCTCTAACCGGTACTATAACAACCGTTCGACTCCCAAAGTTGGAAATACCACTCTTCTCTGGTGATGATGTTCTCAATTGGTTACTCCAAATAGAGCTCTTTTTCTCGTATCACCAAGTTCCAGTTGACCAAAAGTTAATTATTGCAGTGTTTTACATGACCGGCCCAGCACTCCAATGGTATCATTGGTTACAGAATACGGCTCAGCTGTCTACTTGGGAGGCATTTTCTCGTCAAGCCGAACTCTGGTTCGGTCCATCGACCTTCATCAACCATGAAGCACAACTTTATAAgcttaaacaaaaatcaacaataacCAGCTACCTAACTGAATTTGAAAGCCTTTCCACACGAGTCACAGGCTTGAGTCAAAGCAACCTTCTAAACTGCTTCTTATCTGGCCTCCGTGACGACATTCAGTGCGAGCTATATCTCTTGAAGCCCCAAGACCTACATGATGCGATGGGCATGGCTCGCCTTGTTGAAGACAAAT ATGAAGAGAATGTTCTTCCCATCGAGAACGACCACGTTTCAGCTGCTCCTGAGGAAAATCAACCGCTAGAACATATCGAAGCAATGGGTGAAAAAACTCCTTGCATTTCCTACCATGCTCTCACGGGTCACATTGTTCCCTCAACGATGAAGTTAGCCGGCACTATCAACGGTCGACCAGTGGTGGTATTGATAGATGGTGGTTCCACTAATAACTTCATCCAGACAAAGTTGGCTGAGCATTTGAATCTACCAGTTCAACCATTACCACATCTCCGAGTTACAGTAGGTAACGGTGACTCTCTCAATTGTGCAGGAACTTGTTTGCAAGTACCATTACGACTCGATGACGCCACCTTCAACGTTGACCTCATGCTTTTGCCCATATATGGTGCTGATCTAGTATTGGGAGTCCAATGGATGGCCAGCTTGGGACCCATTATCTTTGACTATAATAATTTATGGATGGAGTTCACCATGGGGGACACACGCATTCAATTTCAAGGTGTCCGTCAACCAGCCTTCAACTACATCACCACTTCTGGATTGATGAAACAAAACCCATTGGGGGACCCTATTCAGTACTTCCACTTAGTCATGGAGACTCACCCCCTACAACCGACGCCTAACATCAGCCCTGATGTGCCGCTACCCATCGCCACAGCACTGCAAGGTCTTCTACACCAATTTGCCACTGTTTTTTCAACTCCAACAGGCTTACCACCACCTCGGGAAACCGATCACCGGATTCCACTGCTGCCAAATGCCCGTCTAGTGAACGTGTGTCCCTACCGTTATCCTCATTTTCAGAAGGCCGAGATCGAGAAGCTAGTGGGTGAGATGCTTGCAGACGGCGTCATTCGACCGAGCATGAGTCCGTACTCATCGCCGGTCCTCCTcatcaagaagaaggatggctCATGGCGGTTCTGTGTCAATTACCGGGTACTTAATGCTATCACTGTTCGTGACCGTTTCCCAATACCAACGATGGACGAGTTATTCGACGAGCTCGCTGGTGCAACCAtcttctccaaacttgatctacGAGCAGGGTACCACCAGATTCGGATTCATCCACCGGATATCGACAAAACGGCATTTCGCACTCATGATGGACATTTTGAATTCATTGTGATGCCGTTTGGATTATCCAATGCTCCATCAACATTTCAGGCTTTGATGAATGCCATCTTCCGGG AGCTTCTCTACTTGGGCCACCGTATCTCGGGTCAAGGAATCTCTGTGGATAAGGACAAGATTGCCGTCATCCGTGAATGGCCTGTACCGTCCTCTATAAAAGCTCTTCGCGTGTTCTTGGGCCTCGCCGGATATTATCGACGCTTCGTCCCACACTATTCTACTCTCACAGCACCTCTTACTTCTTTGCTTCGCAAATATGCATTCGTTTGGACCTCTGAAGCAACTTCGGCTTTTCAACAAGCCAG AGATGACCCTTTGCTTCAACAAGCTCCATTACCAGATGTCTTTGTGG GGCAGTCCACACCACAGGCCTTAGTTCAGTGGGAGAACCAATCGGCGTCTGATGCTACATGGGAAGATCTGCGCTCCTTACGGCAGGAATTTCCTCATCTacaccttgaggacaaggtggtTCTTGTAGGGCAGGCGAATGATGCACAAACACCTGACAAAAGTGCGCCAACGTCAAGCCTCGTGACTGCAAACTCATGTGGCACAGTAGCGCCAATGGAGCGTGATCAGCGTTCGAGGCAGAGACCACACAAGTTCCATGACTTTATAATGGACTGA